Proteins encoded by one window of Azospirillum brasilense:
- a CDS encoding DnaA N-terminal domain-containing protein — MARIRSTFPGQWTDEDFVGCQPLARLLIIGLRNEADDQGVFEWKPVGLKMKLMPVDNVDMEALLADLETHRQITKFTAHGKVYGAIRNFVRFQRPKKPTKVHPLPADLHDWVRMDMWGSKKKAGSEPDADQHDDGTEPDGTEAAYGSEPTSRSNRRRSEPTPTTKGAGSEPHHASTSSSSELGTSQRTVSSEPKPSQRTRVPKSSEMAAQREEGGGNKEEERDSGIGESSAGGLRARTRDEPSPPADGDDPGISQAVSAIRRSVTEAFERWFDLPDRPLTPADEELLADWIDAGTARGLKPVEAADAAAAEVQRQFKRLADRDGGPPRSLRAILDADVRSAIANTRPGRGASGGGSRLPEPPAPYAGHLTALEFSSWIAPCQVAECDGVVTVEAPTRYVHDWIVANLTDKLRTAWGARSVEVSVVAKPAQAGGVR, encoded by the coding sequence ATGGCCCGCATTCGTTCAACGTTTCCCGGCCAGTGGACCGATGAGGATTTCGTCGGCTGCCAGCCGCTCGCCCGCCTGCTCATCATCGGCCTGCGCAACGAGGCTGACGACCAGGGCGTCTTCGAGTGGAAGCCCGTCGGCCTAAAGATGAAGCTGATGCCGGTGGACAACGTCGACATGGAAGCCCTGTTGGCCGACCTGGAGACGCATCGGCAGATCACCAAGTTCACCGCCCACGGCAAGGTCTACGGTGCCATCCGCAACTTCGTGCGGTTCCAGCGCCCGAAGAAGCCGACCAAGGTCCACCCGCTGCCGGCCGATCTGCACGACTGGGTCCGCATGGACATGTGGGGGTCGAAGAAGAAGGCGGGTTCGGAACCCGACGCCGATCAGCATGACGACGGTACCGAACCGGATGGCACTGAAGCCGCCTACGGTTCGGAACCCACAAGCCGTTCAAACCGTCGCCGTTCCGAACCGACACCCACGACAAAGGGTGCTGGTTCCGAACCGCACCACGCTTCAACGTCGTCAAGTTCCGAACTCGGCACCTCTCAACGCACCGTGAGTTCGGAACCGAAGCCGTCTCAACGCACCCGAGTTCCGAAAAGTTCGGAAATGGCCGCGCAGAGGGAGGAGGGAGGAGGGAACAAGGAGGAGGAAAGAGATTCTGGAATCGGAGAATCCTCGGCTGGCGGGCTTCGTGCGCGCACGCGAGACGAGCCCAGCCCGCCCGCCGATGGCGATGATCCAGGGATCTCCCAGGCGGTCAGCGCCATCCGCCGATCCGTGACCGAGGCGTTCGAGCGCTGGTTCGACCTGCCCGACCGGCCGTTGACGCCGGCGGACGAGGAACTGCTGGCGGACTGGATCGACGCCGGCACCGCCCGTGGGCTCAAGCCCGTCGAGGCAGCGGACGCCGCGGCTGCGGAGGTGCAGCGCCAGTTCAAGCGCTTGGCCGATCGCGACGGCGGACCGCCCCGCAGCCTGCGCGCCATCCTCGACGCTGACGTCCGGTCGGCCATCGCCAACACCCGGCCGGGCCGCGGTGCGTCGGGTGGAGGGAGCCGTTTGCCGGAACCGCCGGCCCCGTACGCTGGGCACCTGACGGCGCTGGAGTTCTCGAGCTGGATTGCGCCGTGTCAGGTCGCCGAGTGCGACGGCGTGGTGACCGTCGAGGCCCCGACGCGCTACGTCCACGACTGGATCGTCGCCAACCTGACCGACAAGCTGCGCACCGCCTGGGGCGCCCGATCGGTCGAGGTCAGCGTGGTTGCCAAGCCGGCGCAGGCTGGGGGGGTGCGATGA
- a CDS encoding terminase small subunit: MASPLKRATKAPSKGSATITHGVLGKQELAEALGWSRPRLDRRLDADPNFPVLARGTRAGGWQFDLTAVRAYLDGSGAPRRAAAAPKPKRASRTASVADPLPTVLPTVLPLVPDQQPGPAKHQGEATAKQRKDTVQSAILEDKLALSRGQLVEAEEMRTVISTMLAHLASGLEGIPVLLIKRLNLSEDDLPVLREIVDDLRAQMVQDLRKVLRNGGA, translated from the coding sequence ATGGCTTCACCGCTGAAGCGTGCAACGAAAGCGCCGTCGAAAGGCTCTGCGACCATTACACACGGCGTGCTCGGCAAGCAGGAGTTGGCGGAGGCGTTGGGGTGGAGCCGCCCGAGGCTGGACAGGCGGCTGGATGCCGACCCGAACTTTCCCGTCCTTGCGCGTGGTACCAGGGCAGGCGGCTGGCAATTCGACCTTACCGCCGTGCGCGCTTATCTCGACGGCAGCGGTGCGCCGCGTCGCGCGGCTGCCGCCCCGAAGCCAAAGCGAGCCAGCCGAACCGCCTCGGTCGCCGATCCATTGCCGACGGTCCTGCCGACGGTCCTGCCACTGGTTCCCGACCAACAGCCCGGCCCGGCCAAGCATCAGGGCGAGGCGACGGCCAAGCAGCGGAAGGACACCGTCCAATCCGCCATCCTTGAGGACAAGCTGGCGTTGAGCCGCGGGCAGCTGGTCGAGGCGGAGGAGATGCGCACGGTCATCTCCACCATGCTCGCCCACCTCGCCTCAGGACTGGAGGGCATCCCGGTCCTGCTGATCAAGCGGCTGAACCTGTCGGAGGATGACCTGCCGGTGCTGCGCGAGATCGTGGACGACCTGCGGGCGCAGATGGTGCAGGACCTGCGGAAGGTGCTGAGGAATGGAGGAGCTTGA
- a CDS encoding GNAT family N-acetyltransferase encodes MTARTRNISIRAMARDDVPEVIDLLQSCHRRPDGTVPPRYGESHLRRMLYDATAAICPHGSNVLVAVVDGDIVGVVAYRSAFISALGWEIAYWGTSPRHQGHGVGGRLLDAALTQIRHGAAPDHFVLVRTAHPAAFARRGFHPLPDDAALMRASLRDLRLSALEGC; translated from the coding sequence GTGACCGCGCGAACCCGCAACATCTCCATCCGCGCCATGGCCCGCGACGACGTGCCCGAGGTGATCGACCTCCTCCAGTCCTGCCACCGCCGGCCGGACGGCACGGTGCCCCCGCGCTACGGTGAGTCGCACCTGCGCAGGATGCTTTACGACGCGACGGCCGCCATCTGCCCGCACGGCTCCAACGTGCTGGTGGCGGTGGTCGACGGCGACATCGTCGGCGTGGTGGCCTACCGCTCCGCCTTCATCTCGGCGCTGGGCTGGGAGATCGCCTATTGGGGCACGTCACCCCGTCACCAGGGGCACGGCGTGGGCGGACGCCTCCTCGATGCGGCGCTCACGCAGATCCGCCACGGCGCCGCGCCCGACCACTTCGTGCTGGTCCGCACCGCCCATCCGGCCGCCTTCGCGCGGCGTGGGTTCCACCCGCTGCCCGATGATGCGGCCCTGATGCGGGCTAGCCTTCGGGACCTTCGTCTTTCCGCGCTCGAGGGGTGCTGA
- a CDS encoding helix-turn-helix domain-containing protein, whose product MNAVSSRRITTEEAPSSARGRKGPNPIDAHVGSRVRIRRTLLGMSQEKLGEAIGLTFQQVQKYERGANRIGASRLFDLGRVLDVPVSFFFDDMPADVATAKVEDDADTSGQELGAFEPDPMAKRETLELVRAYYRIPDATVRKRMFELVKAVGKSGPEQPAA is encoded by the coding sequence ATGAACGCCGTCTCGTCCCGCCGCATCACCACCGAAGAAGCTCCGTCGTCCGCCCGCGGTCGCAAGGGACCGAACCCCATCGACGCGCATGTCGGCTCCCGTGTCCGCATTCGCCGGACCCTGCTGGGCATGTCCCAGGAGAAGCTGGGCGAGGCCATCGGCCTGACCTTCCAGCAGGTGCAGAAGTACGAGCGCGGCGCCAACCGCATCGGCGCGTCGCGCCTGTTCGACCTTGGCCGCGTGCTGGACGTGCCGGTGTCCTTCTTCTTCGACGACATGCCGGCGGACGTGGCCACGGCGAAGGTCGAGGACGACGCGGACACCAGCGGACAGGAACTCGGTGCCTTCGAGCCGGACCCGATGGCCAAGCGCGAGACGCTGGAGCTGGTGCGCGCCTACTACCGCATCCCCGACGCCACGGTCCGCAAGCGCATGTTCGAGCTGGTCAAGGCCGTCGGCAAGTCCGGCCCCGAGCAGCCGGCGGCCTGA
- a CDS encoding SAM-dependent methyltransferase, producing MKQKTVTVPPEVATVLGKSAVQGNAIILPPGQLARPLYDAVNKVLTAMGGKWNRKAGGHLFAQDPRAILEEALGTGKALNRQQTLQFFQTPEDLGDRMVELAGIRAVDLALEPEAGQGRLVKPMLARGAEVVAVEIDPVNADVLSRIGGIEVHQDDFLEWANRERRRFDKVVMNPPFTGNQDIRHVMAAFGLLREGGRMVAIMSEHGFIGQERECRDFRNWLSDNNAEVEQLPAGTFAKSGTGVPVRLITARKAASMRQAAE from the coding sequence GTGAAGCAGAAGACCGTCACCGTTCCGCCGGAGGTTGCCACCGTTCTCGGCAAATCCGCCGTCCAGGGCAACGCCATCATCCTTCCGCCTGGGCAGCTCGCACGGCCCTTGTACGACGCCGTGAACAAGGTGCTGACCGCGATGGGCGGGAAGTGGAACCGGAAGGCCGGCGGTCATCTCTTCGCGCAGGATCCTCGCGCGATCCTGGAGGAGGCCCTGGGCACCGGGAAAGCACTGAATCGCCAGCAGACGCTTCAGTTCTTCCAGACCCCCGAAGATCTGGGCGACCGCATGGTGGAGCTGGCCGGCATCAGGGCGGTGGATCTGGCACTGGAGCCGGAGGCCGGCCAGGGCCGCTTGGTCAAGCCGATGCTGGCGCGGGGCGCCGAAGTGGTGGCCGTGGAGATCGACCCGGTCAACGCGGACGTGCTGAGCCGTATCGGTGGCATCGAAGTTCACCAGGATGACTTTCTGGAATGGGCAAACCGTGAACGCCGCCGCTTCGACAAGGTGGTGATGAACCCGCCATTCACCGGCAACCAGGACATCCGCCACGTCATGGCCGCCTTCGGTCTGCTGCGCGAGGGCGGGCGGATGGTCGCCATCATGAGCGAGCACGGCTTCATCGGTCAGGAGCGTGAGTGCCGCGACTTCCGGAACTGGCTCTCCGACAACAACGCCGAGGTTGAGCAGCTCCCCGCCGGCACATTCGCCAAGTCCGGTACCGGCGTTCCGGTCCGCCTGATCACCGCCCGGAAGGCCGCCAGCATGCGGCAGGCCGCTGAGTAG
- a CDS encoding DEAD/DEAH box helicase: MKLRPYQQKNADEILACLARDVRGTLYVLPTAGGKTAVVVRGVIREVVNLGWPVIFLVHRRELLHQSVRTLARVGIKASVVDPDHDPDPLALVHVCSIDTLKARKKRLAGWLRTIRLVVIDEAHHTVAPGWQALLEMLINAQRVGVSATPFRGDGKPLGALFDEVVRGPTVAELTPKWLCPAEIWAPWTPDLTSVTISRGDYAASDLERVMNNDTVTRLAVNQYAARMPGEPAIAFCVSVDHARYVATQFSAAGWQAVSVDGNMDPDARDAAIQGLASGRYQVLTSCEIVSEGTDVPVVAGAILLRPTKSVLKYMQQVGRVLRICHGKTRACIIDIAGNVELHGLPEADRVWTLESGLVPQVHRTIRCPKCHRRFAPGPFCPSCRHEFRYWDRPAVPMLTTMADSAIRAMPTADLERIAVSVIDLNRIARVKGFNPGWVRHATERMRDRQNERRRA, encoded by the coding sequence ATGAAGCTCCGCCCCTATCAGCAAAAGAACGCGGACGAGATCCTGGCGTGCTTGGCACGTGACGTCCGCGGCACCCTCTACGTGCTCCCCACGGCCGGTGGCAAAACGGCGGTCGTGGTGCGCGGCGTCATCCGCGAGGTGGTCAACCTTGGCTGGCCCGTGATTTTCCTCGTCCACCGCCGCGAGCTGCTGCACCAGTCGGTCCGCACCCTGGCCCGCGTCGGCATCAAGGCTTCGGTGGTCGATCCCGACCATGATCCGGACCCCCTCGCGCTCGTCCACGTCTGCTCCATCGACACGCTGAAGGCCCGCAAGAAGCGGCTGGCCGGCTGGCTGCGCACGATCCGACTCGTCGTCATCGACGAGGCCCACCACACGGTGGCGCCCGGCTGGCAAGCCCTGCTGGAGATGCTGATCAACGCGCAGCGCGTCGGCGTCTCCGCCACTCCGTTCCGCGGCGATGGAAAGCCGCTGGGCGCCCTGTTCGATGAGGTGGTGCGCGGCCCGACCGTGGCCGAACTCACCCCGAAATGGCTGTGTCCGGCGGAAATCTGGGCGCCTTGGACCCCGGACCTGACGTCCGTGACCATCAGCCGGGGCGACTACGCCGCCTCCGACCTCGAACGGGTGATGAACAACGACACCGTAACTCGGCTCGCGGTCAACCAGTATGCCGCCCGGATGCCGGGAGAGCCGGCCATAGCCTTCTGCGTCTCGGTCGACCATGCCCGCTATGTCGCCACGCAGTTCAGCGCCGCTGGCTGGCAGGCCGTCTCGGTGGACGGCAACATGGACCCCGACGCCCGCGATGCGGCGATCCAGGGCTTGGCTTCGGGCCGCTATCAGGTCCTGACCTCCTGCGAGATCGTCAGCGAGGGGACCGACGTTCCGGTTGTCGCCGGCGCGATCCTCCTCCGCCCGACCAAGAGCGTCCTGAAGTACATGCAGCAGGTCGGGCGCGTGCTTCGCATCTGCCACGGCAAAACCCGCGCCTGCATCATCGACATCGCCGGCAACGTCGAACTCCACGGCCTGCCCGAGGCCGACCGGGTGTGGACGCTGGAAAGCGGGCTGGTCCCGCAGGTCCACCGCACGATCCGGTGCCCGAAGTGCCACCGCCGCTTCGCCCCCGGCCCGTTCTGCCCGAGCTGCCGCCACGAGTTCCGCTATTGGGACCGGCCGGCTGTTCCCATGCTCACTACCATGGCCGACAGCGCGATCCGGGCCATGCCCACGGCCGATCTGGAGCGCATCGCGGTCAGCGTGATCGACCTGAACAGAATCGCCCGCGTGAAGGGCTTCAATCCCGGCTGGGTCCGGCACGCGACCGAGCGCATGCGTGACCGGCAGAACGAGCGGAGGCGGGCATGA
- a CDS encoding phage portal protein: MTVTLTDRYGNPLPPSAPRRASALAGGGNTPYDAADVTSPHMEGWRPYLWSPDTALNVYRDRIVSRVRDLVRNDGWASGAVTRILDNAIGASFRPIVKPDYRALALYSGNKGFDASWADEFGRTVEALWRVWADDPGRYCDAGRRMTCSQMFRLGFRHWIVDGDALAVLLYLPERVGVGRARFSTTVQMINPDRLSNPQLQFDQQSLRGGVEIDEHGAAVAYWIRKAHQADWYDAANSVTWERVPRETDWGRPIVVHHFDTEEGGQHRGGAGVLTPVVERLKMLIKYDGTELDAAIINAIFAAYIQSPFDHSLLGNALGEGAIGQYQDDRADFHKEKRTELNGARMPILFPGEDIKTVSAARPTSNFADFESAVLRNAAAGIGISAQQLSNNWSDVNYSSARAALLEAWKTLTRRRHDFAIGFASPVFAAWLEEVMEFEDLPMPSGDVPDFIECRGPYSRVRWMGPGRGWVDPVAEKQGAVLGMDAALSTLEDECAEQGLDWEENLDQRAREVKAFSDRGLAVPSWAAMNVPAGQSAQPPQKPEAV; the protein is encoded by the coding sequence ATGACCGTCACACTCACCGACCGGTACGGCAACCCCCTGCCGCCTTCTGCCCCGCGTCGCGCGTCAGCGCTGGCCGGAGGCGGAAACACGCCGTATGACGCGGCCGACGTCACGAGTCCGCATATGGAGGGGTGGCGCCCCTACCTGTGGTCGCCGGACACCGCCCTCAACGTCTACCGCGACCGCATCGTGTCGCGGGTGCGGGATCTGGTCCGCAATGACGGATGGGCTTCCGGCGCGGTCACCCGCATCCTGGACAACGCCATCGGCGCGTCGTTCCGGCCCATCGTGAAGCCGGACTATCGAGCGCTGGCCCTGTATTCGGGCAACAAAGGCTTCGACGCGTCCTGGGCGGACGAGTTCGGTCGGACGGTCGAAGCGCTGTGGCGCGTGTGGGCGGACGATCCTGGCCGCTACTGCGACGCGGGTCGGCGGATGACCTGCTCGCAGATGTTCCGCCTGGGTTTCCGCCATTGGATCGTCGACGGGGACGCGCTGGCCGTCCTGCTGTACCTGCCGGAGCGCGTCGGTGTCGGGCGGGCACGCTTCAGCACGACGGTCCAGATGATCAACCCGGACCGCCTGTCGAACCCTCAGCTGCAGTTCGACCAGCAGTCCCTGCGCGGCGGCGTGGAGATCGACGAGCACGGCGCGGCTGTCGCCTACTGGATTCGCAAGGCGCATCAGGCCGACTGGTACGATGCCGCCAACAGCGTCACCTGGGAGCGCGTTCCGCGCGAGACCGATTGGGGCCGGCCGATCGTCGTGCACCACTTCGACACGGAAGAGGGTGGTCAGCACCGCGGCGGCGCCGGCGTGCTCACGCCTGTCGTCGAGCGTCTGAAGATGCTTATAAAATACGACGGAACCGAGCTCGATGCGGCCATCATCAACGCAATATTTGCGGCCTACATCCAAAGCCCCTTCGATCACAGCTTGCTCGGGAACGCCCTGGGCGAAGGTGCCATCGGGCAGTACCAAGACGATCGGGCGGACTTCCATAAGGAAAAGCGCACGGAACTGAACGGCGCCCGCATGCCGATCCTGTTCCCTGGCGAGGACATCAAGACCGTCTCCGCCGCTCGCCCGACCAGCAACTTCGCCGACTTCGAATCGGCTGTCCTGCGCAACGCCGCGGCGGGTATCGGCATCAGCGCCCAGCAGCTGAGCAACAACTGGTCGGACGTCAACTATTCGTCCGCCCGAGCCGCTCTGCTGGAGGCTTGGAAAACGCTCACCCGGCGGCGCCACGATTTCGCTATCGGCTTCGCCTCGCCGGTCTTTGCGGCATGGCTCGAAGAGGTAATGGAGTTCGAGGACCTGCCTATGCCCTCCGGGGATGTGCCGGACTTCATCGAGTGCCGCGGACCGTACAGCCGGGTCCGGTGGATGGGGCCGGGCAGGGGATGGGTTGACCCCGTCGCCGAGAAGCAGGGTGCGGTGCTCGGCATGGACGCCGCCCTTTCCACGCTCGAGGACGAATGCGCCGAGCAGGGCCTGGACTGGGAGGAGAACTTGGACCAGCGCGCCCGCGAGGTGAAGGCCTTCTCGGACCGTGGTCTCGCCGTCCCGAGCTGGGCGGCAATGAACGTTCCGGCCGGGCAATCGGCCCAACCACCACAAAAGCCGGAGGCAGTATGA
- a CDS encoding terminase gpA endonuclease subunit: MEELEHPYADPWTLADEALSVLEPPKRQTVAEFAEEHPRLLANEGGGYVGRFRCDQAPYLREPMECLTSLDYLTIAVPGPGQSAKTTIAENWLLHSVASNPGNLLWYMQTDDGVEAYVKQRINPMIDAHEVMASRLGKRPVDDSLHFKNFRTMRTEFLPATKRNLINKSAPRIVADEIDAWTIEGDVKAMLDVRRQTFGRQSKILALSHPDKAKGLNPARDWTSGIMAMYADSDRRVWYWQCPDCGAWSSPAPIAARVMVLDYPEEGTLDEVEAEARLVCPVNQCRIKDAQRREMNATGRWIGDGQIIAEDGTVTGELVKRNTAGFWIVGAMSPFVLGGIGALARAKAKAERELEVSGEEETLRQVMVKQFGVPYSPPRSVNLLQGSDIAERATVHLHLGVVPEGVRFITAFWDVQIAHFDILFRGWGVNGESWVIDRQRIGGDPATSPEDWDRLLDEVVLRTFPLADGSGRHMGVRGVGYDSQGQPGVSQQAYDAWTRWRTKKAVKFIGKIAGRDVFSVIPTKGANGLMAPRLTVTYPDTSGDAAKKFGSNGTVPVAMFNPNTFKDDLNGQLQKADDGPWAVHFPSALRAKSPPHPWFEQLVAEKRQANGRWEKESRSARNEALDTMVGNHVVAHLHGLNRINWKRPPSWAAPWDENSMVTVPEPDEPKAETIIVAPTATAPAPPPAATKPRLASRLAG, from the coding sequence ATGGAGGAGCTTGAGCATCCATACGCCGACCCCTGGACACTCGCCGACGAAGCCCTATCGGTGTTGGAGCCGCCTAAGCGGCAGACGGTGGCGGAGTTCGCCGAAGAGCACCCCCGGCTCCTGGCCAACGAGGGCGGCGGCTATGTCGGGCGGTTCCGTTGCGATCAGGCGCCTTACCTGCGCGAGCCGATGGAGTGCCTGACCTCGCTGGATTATCTCACCATCGCGGTGCCCGGTCCTGGCCAGTCGGCTAAGACGACGATCGCCGAAAACTGGCTGCTCCATTCGGTGGCGTCGAACCCGGGCAACCTGCTCTGGTACATGCAGACCGATGACGGCGTGGAGGCCTACGTCAAGCAGCGCATCAACCCGATGATCGATGCGCACGAGGTGATGGCCAGCCGGCTCGGCAAGCGGCCAGTCGACGACAGCCTGCACTTCAAGAACTTCCGGACGATGCGAACGGAGTTCCTGCCGGCGACGAAGCGGAACCTCATCAACAAGTCAGCTCCCCGCATCGTTGCCGACGAAATCGACGCCTGGACTATCGAGGGCGACGTCAAGGCGATGCTGGACGTCCGCCGCCAGACCTTCGGTCGGCAGTCGAAGATCCTGGCGCTGAGTCACCCCGACAAGGCGAAGGGGCTGAACCCGGCTCGGGATTGGACCTCCGGCATCATGGCCATGTACGCCGACAGCGACCGGCGTGTCTGGTACTGGCAGTGCCCGGACTGCGGCGCCTGGTCCTCGCCGGCGCCGATAGCCGCCCGCGTCATGGTGCTGGACTACCCCGAGGAAGGCACCCTCGACGAGGTCGAGGCCGAGGCCCGGCTGGTCTGTCCGGTCAATCAATGCCGGATCAAGGATGCCCAGCGCCGCGAGATGAACGCCACCGGTCGCTGGATCGGGGACGGTCAGATCATCGCCGAGGACGGCACGGTGACCGGCGAACTGGTCAAGCGCAATACCGCGGGTTTCTGGATCGTCGGCGCGATGAGCCCCTTCGTTCTGGGCGGTATCGGCGCGCTCGCTCGAGCCAAGGCAAAGGCGGAGCGCGAACTGGAGGTGTCGGGGGAGGAAGAAACGCTCCGCCAGGTGATGGTGAAGCAGTTCGGCGTGCCCTACTCGCCGCCGCGGTCGGTGAACCTGCTGCAGGGCAGTGACATCGCCGAGCGCGCCACCGTGCATCTCCACCTCGGTGTGGTGCCGGAGGGCGTGCGGTTCATCACCGCATTCTGGGATGTGCAGATCGCCCACTTCGACATCCTGTTCCGCGGCTGGGGCGTGAACGGCGAGAGCTGGGTGATTGACCGCCAGCGTATCGGCGGCGATCCGGCCACCAGCCCGGAAGATTGGGACAGGCTGCTGGATGAGGTGGTGCTGCGGACCTTTCCCCTGGCCGACGGATCCGGCCGGCATATGGGCGTGCGTGGCGTCGGCTACGACTCGCAGGGGCAACCAGGTGTGAGCCAACAGGCCTACGACGCCTGGACGCGCTGGCGGACAAAGAAGGCCGTGAAGTTCATCGGCAAAATTGCCGGCCGCGACGTCTTCAGCGTCATCCCCACCAAGGGCGCCAACGGCCTGATGGCGCCGCGCCTTACCGTGACCTATCCGGACACGTCGGGCGATGCGGCCAAGAAGTTCGGGTCCAACGGCACCGTCCCGGTGGCGATGTTCAACCCGAACACGTTCAAGGACGACCTGAATGGACAGCTGCAGAAGGCGGACGACGGTCCGTGGGCCGTCCATTTTCCCTCGGCTCTCCGCGCCAAGTCGCCTCCGCATCCCTGGTTTGAGCAGCTGGTCGCCGAGAAGCGGCAGGCGAACGGCCGATGGGAGAAGGAAAGCCGGTCGGCCCGGAACGAGGCGCTCGACACCATGGTCGGCAACCATGTTGTCGCGCATCTCCACGGCTTGAACCGGATCAACTGGAAGCGCCCGCCGAGCTGGGCCGCGCCATGGGATGAAAATTCCATGGTGACGGTGCCGGAGCCGGACGAGCCAAAGGCCGAAACCATCATCGTTGCGCCGACCGCGACAGCGCCGGCCCCACCACCAGCCGCCACCAAGCCCCGCCTCGCGAGCCGCCTCGCGGGCTGA
- the gpW gene encoding gpW family head-tail joining protein, translated as MANPTSSILDGMADTELRALLPKLQAALIDLSMGRKVQAVSYTQGNGSRSVTYTPTSATQVTAMITAVQQKLGMSSGRRPIRFRF; from the coding sequence ATGGCCAATCCAACCTCCAGCATCCTCGACGGGATGGCGGACACGGAGCTGCGCGCGCTGTTGCCGAAGCTCCAGGCCGCGCTGATCGACCTGAGCATGGGGAGGAAGGTGCAAGCCGTCTCCTACACCCAAGGCAACGGCTCCCGGTCGGTGACCTACACGCCGACCTCGGCCACGCAGGTTACCGCCATGATCACGGCCGTCCAGCAGAAGCTCGGCATGTCGTCCGGCCGTCGCCCCATCCGCTTCCGGTTCTGA
- a CDS encoding S49 family peptidase, whose amino-acid sequence MSAPFEMARRLSNRPLALVQSEVDLLAAALRGQTPAPFAFGGSAASDRERRYGLIDGVAIIPVKGILFQGSWSWPWATGYEWIRTGLLAAISDPEVRAIVLDIDSPGGEVAGCFDLVDTIYACRGTKPIWAILSEHAYSAAYAIASAADCIIVPRTGGTGSIGVIWMHVDWSQAMDKAGVKVTFITYGDHKAEGNPCEPLSKEARERFQADIDTMGDLFVETVARNRNLSATKVRGTQAATYLGERGVTIGLADAVMAPDAAFQALLDQLG is encoded by the coding sequence ATGAGCGCGCCCTTCGAGATGGCCCGGCGGCTGAGCAACCGACCGCTGGCGTTGGTGCAGAGCGAGGTGGATCTGCTTGCCGCTGCGCTGCGCGGGCAAACCCCGGCGCCGTTCGCTTTTGGGGGTTCCGCTGCCTCCGACCGTGAGCGGCGATATGGGCTGATCGACGGCGTGGCGATCATTCCGGTTAAGGGCATCCTGTTCCAGGGCAGCTGGAGCTGGCCTTGGGCGACCGGCTACGAGTGGATTCGGACGGGACTTCTGGCGGCTATATCCGACCCGGAAGTCCGGGCCATCGTGCTCGACATCGACAGCCCGGGCGGCGAGGTCGCCGGATGCTTCGACTTGGTGGATACGATCTACGCATGCCGTGGCACCAAGCCGATCTGGGCGATCCTGTCCGAGCACGCCTACTCGGCCGCCTATGCCATCGCGTCGGCAGCCGACTGCATCATCGTGCCCCGCACGGGTGGCACCGGTTCGATCGGCGTGATCTGGATGCACGTCGATTGGTCGCAGGCGATGGACAAGGCCGGCGTCAAGGTGACCTTCATCACCTACGGCGATCACAAGGCTGAAGGCAATCCGTGCGAGCCGCTGTCGAAAGAGGCTCGGGAGCGCTTCCAGGCCGATATCGACACCATGGGGGACCTCTTCGTTGAGACGGTCGCCCGCAACCGTAACCTCTCCGCCACCAAGGTCCGAGGCACTCAAGCGGCCACGTACCTCGGCGAGCGAGGCGTCACGATCGGCTTGGCCGACGCAGTTATGGCGCCCGACGCCGCCTTCCAGGCCCTGCTGGACCAGCTCGGCTAA